The following are from one region of the Betta splendens chromosome 15, fBetSpl5.4, whole genome shotgun sequence genome:
- the zmiz1a gene encoding zinc finger MIZ domain-containing protein 1a isoform X3, protein MNTLPSMDRHIQQTNDRLQCIKQHLQNPANFHSAATELLDWCGDPRAFQRPFEQSLMGCLTVVSRVAAQQGFDLDLGYRLLAVCAANRDKFTPKSAETSTCRRCQSDSALLSSWCEELGRLLLLRHQKNRQNEPQGKVPMQPSMSGMKPGLTHSDGSFPYDSVPWQQNTNQPPGSLSVVTTVWGVTNTSQSQVLGNPMANSNNPMNPGANPMASNMSASAAGLNSPQFSAQQQQFPNKGGSTQPYMQQGMYGRPGYPAGPGGYSGSYSGGPNAPPGGMGMTSHTRPPGDFTQPAAAAAAAAVAAAAATATATATATVAALQETQNKEMNQYGQMCSSFQMGPTQAYNSQFMNQPGPRGPPGGMNPAGMGSAMNNPNMSGPPMGMNQARTPGMGPFGAHGQRMPQQGYPSGPRQGMPMQGMKRPYPGESSYGGQQYGPNSQFPPQQGQYPTSNASRPLPSPNYPGQRMPAQQGQGQYPPGMPLGQYYKQEPFNGQSTNFSGGGYSYGQGNGPHRPGNYPHSPVPGNPTPPMTPGSSIPPYLSPNQDVKPPFPPDMKPNMTALPPPPTNPNEELRLTFPVRDGVVLEPFRLEHNLAVSNHVFHLRPSVHQTLMWRSDLELQFKCYHHEDRQMNTNWPASVQVSVNATPLTIERGDNKTSHKPLHLKHVCQPGRNTIQITVTACCCSHLFVLQLVHRPSVRSVLQGLLKKRLLPAEHCITKIKRNFSSVAASTGSTTLNGEDGVEQTAIKVSLKCPITFRRIQLPARGHDCKHVQCFDLESYLQLNCERGTWRCPVCNKTALLEGLEVDQYMWGILNAIQNSEFEEVTIDPTCSWRPVPIKSELHIKEDPDGPLAKRFKSMSPSQMTMPNVMDMIAQLGPGPGPGSGPGPAPGPVPYPSHPGQHASGNGGEYPGAGNAYHGQGNFDFPHGTPSGGGGGGGGGPPMSDFIHAPQLSHPPDAPGGLLSQDKPLNHGMNDALLPELANPDELLSYLDPPDLPANSNDDLLSLFENN, encoded by the exons ATGAACACACTACCGTCAATGGACCGGCACATCCAGCAGACCAACGACAGGCTGCAGTGCATcaaacag CACTTACAGAACCCGGCCAACTTCCACTCAGCGGCCACGGAGCTGCTCGACTGGTGCGGAGATCCCCGGGCCTTCCAGCGACCTTTCGAGCAAAGTCTCATGGGATGTCTGACG GTGGTGAGCCGGGTTGCTGCTCAGCAGGGCTTCGACCTGGACCTGGGCTACAGGCTGCTGGCTGTGTGTGCTGCCAACAGGGACAAATTCACCCCCAAGTCTGCAG AAACCAGCACCTGCAGGAGATGTCAGAGTGACTCAG CCCTGCTGTCGTCGTGGTGCGAGGAGCTCGGTCGCCTGCTCCTGCTGCGTCACCAGAAGAACAGGCAGAACGAACCGCAGGGGAAAGTCCCCATGCAGCCCAGCATGAGCGGCATGAAACCCGGCctcacacacag TGATGGATCCTTTCCTTATGACTCTGTCCCCTGGCAACAAAACACCAATCAGCCCCCTGGGTCGTTGTCTGTGGTCACAACAGTGTGGGGCGTAACCAACACGTCACAGAGTCAG GTGCTGGGTAACCCGATGGCAAACAGCAATAACCCCATGAACCCTGGCGCTAACCCTATGGCATCGAATATGTCAGCCAGCGCGGCGGGGCTCAACTCACCTCAGTTCAGTGCTCAACAGCAACAGTTCCCCAACAAGGGAGGCTCCACACAGCCGTACATGCAGCAGGGCATGTACGGCCGGCCTGGCTACCCTGCAGGTCCTGGAGGATACAGTGGGAG TTATTCCGGGGGTCCCAACGCCCCTCCAGGAGGCATGGGCATGACGTCCCACACACGTCCTCCCGGCGACTTCACGCAACCGGCCGCTGCCGCCGCGGCAGCTGCCGTCGCCGCGGCCGCTGCTACGGCGACGGCCACGGCGACCGCTACGgtggcagctctgcaggagaccCAGAACAAAGAGATGAACCAGTACGGACAG ATGTGTTCATCCTTCCAAATGGGTCCAACTCAGGCCTACAATAGCCAGTTCATGAACCAGCCAGGCCCACGAGGGCCCCCCGGTGGCATGAATCCAGCCGGCATGGGATCAGCCATGAACAACCCCAACATGAGTGGGCCTCCCATGGGGATGAACCAGGCTCGAACTCCAGGTATGGGGCCTTTTGGAGCGCACGGCCAGAGGATGCCTCAGCAGGGCTATCCCAGCGGACCCCGGCAGGGCATGCCCATGCAGGGGATGAAGAGGCCGTACCCCGGGGAG TCGAGCTACGGCGGCCAACAGTATGGGCCGAACAGTCAGTTCCCGCCGCAGCAAGGGCAGTACCCCACGTCGAACGCCTCCAGGCCGCTGCCCTCTCCCAACTACCCCGGCCAGAGGATGCCGGCGCAGCAGGGCCAAGGACAGTACCCGCCTGGCATGCCCTTGGGCCAGTATTATAAG CAAGAGCCTTTCAACGGCCAGAGCACCAACTTCTCTGGAGGTGGCTACTCCTACGGGCAAGGCAATGGG CCCCACAGGCCCGGTAACTACCCCCACTCCCCGGTCCCTGGAAACCCCACACCCCCTATGACCCCAGGCAGCAGCATTCCCCCCTACCTGTCGCCAAACCAGGATGTGAAGCCCCCTTTCCCGCCCGACATGAAACCAAATATGACAGCACTTCCACCCCCTCCGA CCAACCCCAACGAGGAGCTGAGGCTGACGTTCCCAGTCAGGGACGGAGTGGTGCTGGAGCCCTTCCGCTTGGAGCACAACCTGGCTGTGAGCAACCACGTCTTCCACCTTCGACCCTCCGTCCACCAGACCCTCATGTGGAG GTCGGACCTCGAGCTGCAGTTCAAGTGCTACCACCATGAGGACAGGCAGATGAACACCAACTGGCCGGCCTCTGTCCAGGTCAGCGTCAACGCCACGCCGCTCACCATCGAGAGGGGGGACAACAAAACCTCCCACAAGCCATTGCACCTGAAGCACGTGTGCCAGCCCGGGAGGAACACCATCCAGATCACAGTGACCGCCTGCTGCTGC TCCcacctgtttgtgctgcagctggtccaCAGGCCATCTGTGCGATCCGTCCTCCAGGGGCTCCTGAAGAAGAGGCTCCTTCCTGCAGAACACTGCATCACCAAGA ttaAGAGGAACTTCAGCAGCGTGGCAGCCTCCACAGGCAGCACCACCCTCAACGGAGAGGACGGCGTGGAGCAGACGGCCATCAAAGTGTCGCTGAAATGTCCCATCACCTTCCGACGCATCCAGCTGCCCGCGCGGGGGCACGACTGCAAACACGTGCAG TGCTTTGACCTGGAGTCCTACTTGCAGCTGAACTGTGAGAGGGGGACGTGGAGGTGTCCTGTGTGCAA TAAAACAGCGTTGTTAGAAGGCCTGGAGGTTGACCAGTACATGTGGGGAATCCTCAATGCCATCCAAAA TTCAGAGTTTGAGGAAGTCACCATAGACCCGACGTGCAGCTGGCGACCCGTTCCTATAAAGTCTGAGCTACACATCAAGGAGGACCCCGACGGGCCGCTGGCCAAGCGCTTCAAGAGCATGAGCCCCAGTCAGATGACCATGCCCAATGTGATGGACATGATCGCCCAGCTagggcccggccccggcccggGGTCCGGACCCGGCCCCGCGCCGGGCCCGGTGCCGTATCCCTCGCACCCTGGACAGCACGCTAGTGGCAACGGGGGGGAATACCCAGGGGCAG GCAACGCTTACCATGGCCAGGGGAATTTCGACTTTCCCCACGGGACCCCCtctggtggcggcggcggaggagggggtgggCCCCCTATGAGTGACTTCATCCATGCCCCCCAGCTGTCCCACCCCCCAGATGCACCAGGTGGACTCCTCTCCCAGGACAAGCCCCTTAATCACGGCATGAATGATGCA ctgcttccgGAGCTGGCCAACCCAGACGAGCTGCTGTCCTACCTGGACCCCCCCGACCTCCCCGCCAACAGCAACGAcgacctcctctccctcttcgaGAACAATTAG
- the zmiz1a gene encoding zinc finger MIZ domain-containing protein 1a isoform X1, producing MNTLPSMDRHIQQTNDRLQCIKQHLQNPANFHSAATELLDWCGDPRAFQRPFEQSLMGCLTVVSRVAAQQGFDLDLGYRLLAVCAANRDKFTPKSAETSTCRRCQSDSALLSSWCEELGRLLLLRHQKNRQNEPQGKVPMQPSMSGMKPGLTHSDGSFPYDSVPWQQNTNQPPGSLSVVTTVWGVTNTSQSQVLGNPMANSNNPMNPGANPMASNMSASAAGLNSPQFSAQQQQFPNKGGSTQPYMQQGMYGRPGYPAGPGGYSGSYSGGPNAPPGGMGMTSHTRPPGDFTQPAAAAAAAAVAAAAATATATATATVAALQETQNKEMNQYGQMCSSFQMGPTQAYNSQFMNQPGPRGPPGGMNPAGMGSAMNNPNMSGPPMGMNQARTPGMGPFGAHGQRMPQQGYPSGPRQGMPMQGMKRPYPGESSYGGQQYGPNSQFPPQQGQYPTSNASRPLPSPNYPGQRMPAQQGQGQYPPGMPLGQYYKQEPFNGQSTNFSGGGYSYGQGNGPHRPGNYPHSPVPGNPTPPMTPGSSIPPYLSPNQDVKPPFPPDMKPNMTALPPPPTNPNEELRLTFPVRDGVVLEPFRLEHNLAVSNHVFHLRPSVHQTLMWRSDLELQFKCYHHEDRQMNTNWPASVQVSVNATPLTIERGDNKTSHKPLHLKHVCQPGRNTIQITVTACCCSHLFVLQLVHRPSVRSVLQGLLKKRLLPAEHCITKIKRNFSSVAASTGSTTLNGEDGVEQTAIKVSLKCPITFRRIQLPARGHDCKHVQCFDLESYLQLNCERGTWRCPVCNKTALLEGLEVDQYMWGILNAIQNSEFEEVTIDPTCSWRPVPIKSELHIKEDPDGPLAKRFKSMSPSQMTMPNVMDMIAQLGPGPGPGSGPGPAPGPVPYPSHPGQHASGNGGEYPGAGNAYHGQGNFDFPHGTPSGGGGGGGGGPPMSDFIHAPQLSHPPDAPGGLLSQDKPLNHGMNDAMSHPDQSHNSMQQSLHASPHPGGQSGPPLHHGGQSGPPLHHGGQPSQPPRTSQPQQPGQNSLPHSDLNFNPSSDGPMGPGAQEMPEPSLDLLPELANPDELLSYLDPPDLPANSNDDLLSLFENN from the exons ATGAACACACTACCGTCAATGGACCGGCACATCCAGCAGACCAACGACAGGCTGCAGTGCATcaaacag CACTTACAGAACCCGGCCAACTTCCACTCAGCGGCCACGGAGCTGCTCGACTGGTGCGGAGATCCCCGGGCCTTCCAGCGACCTTTCGAGCAAAGTCTCATGGGATGTCTGACG GTGGTGAGCCGGGTTGCTGCTCAGCAGGGCTTCGACCTGGACCTGGGCTACAGGCTGCTGGCTGTGTGTGCTGCCAACAGGGACAAATTCACCCCCAAGTCTGCAG AAACCAGCACCTGCAGGAGATGTCAGAGTGACTCAG CCCTGCTGTCGTCGTGGTGCGAGGAGCTCGGTCGCCTGCTCCTGCTGCGTCACCAGAAGAACAGGCAGAACGAACCGCAGGGGAAAGTCCCCATGCAGCCCAGCATGAGCGGCATGAAACCCGGCctcacacacag TGATGGATCCTTTCCTTATGACTCTGTCCCCTGGCAACAAAACACCAATCAGCCCCCTGGGTCGTTGTCTGTGGTCACAACAGTGTGGGGCGTAACCAACACGTCACAGAGTCAG GTGCTGGGTAACCCGATGGCAAACAGCAATAACCCCATGAACCCTGGCGCTAACCCTATGGCATCGAATATGTCAGCCAGCGCGGCGGGGCTCAACTCACCTCAGTTCAGTGCTCAACAGCAACAGTTCCCCAACAAGGGAGGCTCCACACAGCCGTACATGCAGCAGGGCATGTACGGCCGGCCTGGCTACCCTGCAGGTCCTGGAGGATACAGTGGGAG TTATTCCGGGGGTCCCAACGCCCCTCCAGGAGGCATGGGCATGACGTCCCACACACGTCCTCCCGGCGACTTCACGCAACCGGCCGCTGCCGCCGCGGCAGCTGCCGTCGCCGCGGCCGCTGCTACGGCGACGGCCACGGCGACCGCTACGgtggcagctctgcaggagaccCAGAACAAAGAGATGAACCAGTACGGACAG ATGTGTTCATCCTTCCAAATGGGTCCAACTCAGGCCTACAATAGCCAGTTCATGAACCAGCCAGGCCCACGAGGGCCCCCCGGTGGCATGAATCCAGCCGGCATGGGATCAGCCATGAACAACCCCAACATGAGTGGGCCTCCCATGGGGATGAACCAGGCTCGAACTCCAGGTATGGGGCCTTTTGGAGCGCACGGCCAGAGGATGCCTCAGCAGGGCTATCCCAGCGGACCCCGGCAGGGCATGCCCATGCAGGGGATGAAGAGGCCGTACCCCGGGGAG TCGAGCTACGGCGGCCAACAGTATGGGCCGAACAGTCAGTTCCCGCCGCAGCAAGGGCAGTACCCCACGTCGAACGCCTCCAGGCCGCTGCCCTCTCCCAACTACCCCGGCCAGAGGATGCCGGCGCAGCAGGGCCAAGGACAGTACCCGCCTGGCATGCCCTTGGGCCAGTATTATAAG CAAGAGCCTTTCAACGGCCAGAGCACCAACTTCTCTGGAGGTGGCTACTCCTACGGGCAAGGCAATGGG CCCCACAGGCCCGGTAACTACCCCCACTCCCCGGTCCCTGGAAACCCCACACCCCCTATGACCCCAGGCAGCAGCATTCCCCCCTACCTGTCGCCAAACCAGGATGTGAAGCCCCCTTTCCCGCCCGACATGAAACCAAATATGACAGCACTTCCACCCCCTCCGA CCAACCCCAACGAGGAGCTGAGGCTGACGTTCCCAGTCAGGGACGGAGTGGTGCTGGAGCCCTTCCGCTTGGAGCACAACCTGGCTGTGAGCAACCACGTCTTCCACCTTCGACCCTCCGTCCACCAGACCCTCATGTGGAG GTCGGACCTCGAGCTGCAGTTCAAGTGCTACCACCATGAGGACAGGCAGATGAACACCAACTGGCCGGCCTCTGTCCAGGTCAGCGTCAACGCCACGCCGCTCACCATCGAGAGGGGGGACAACAAAACCTCCCACAAGCCATTGCACCTGAAGCACGTGTGCCAGCCCGGGAGGAACACCATCCAGATCACAGTGACCGCCTGCTGCTGC TCCcacctgtttgtgctgcagctggtccaCAGGCCATCTGTGCGATCCGTCCTCCAGGGGCTCCTGAAGAAGAGGCTCCTTCCTGCAGAACACTGCATCACCAAGA ttaAGAGGAACTTCAGCAGCGTGGCAGCCTCCACAGGCAGCACCACCCTCAACGGAGAGGACGGCGTGGAGCAGACGGCCATCAAAGTGTCGCTGAAATGTCCCATCACCTTCCGACGCATCCAGCTGCCCGCGCGGGGGCACGACTGCAAACACGTGCAG TGCTTTGACCTGGAGTCCTACTTGCAGCTGAACTGTGAGAGGGGGACGTGGAGGTGTCCTGTGTGCAA TAAAACAGCGTTGTTAGAAGGCCTGGAGGTTGACCAGTACATGTGGGGAATCCTCAATGCCATCCAAAA TTCAGAGTTTGAGGAAGTCACCATAGACCCGACGTGCAGCTGGCGACCCGTTCCTATAAAGTCTGAGCTACACATCAAGGAGGACCCCGACGGGCCGCTGGCCAAGCGCTTCAAGAGCATGAGCCCCAGTCAGATGACCATGCCCAATGTGATGGACATGATCGCCCAGCTagggcccggccccggcccggGGTCCGGACCCGGCCCCGCGCCGGGCCCGGTGCCGTATCCCTCGCACCCTGGACAGCACGCTAGTGGCAACGGGGGGGAATACCCAGGGGCAG GCAACGCTTACCATGGCCAGGGGAATTTCGACTTTCCCCACGGGACCCCCtctggtggcggcggcggaggagggggtgggCCCCCTATGAGTGACTTCATCCATGCCCCCCAGCTGTCCCACCCCCCAGATGCACCAGGTGGACTCCTCTCCCAGGACAAGCCCCTTAATCACGGCATGAATGATGCA ATGTCGCACCCCGATCAGTCCCATAACTCCATGCAGCAGAGCTTGCATGCGTCTCCCCACCCCGGCGGCCAGTCAGGGCCGCCCTTGCATCACGGCGGCCAGTCAGGGCCGCCCTTGCATCACGGCGGCCAGCCGTCGCAGCCGCCTCGCACGTCGCAACCTCAGCAGCCCGGGCAGAACAGCCTCCCCCACAGCGATCTGAACTTTAACCCCTCCTCAGACGGGCCCATGGGTCCGGGAGCCCAGGAAATGCCCGAACCCTCCCTGGAT ctgcttccgGAGCTGGCCAACCCAGACGAGCTGCTGTCCTACCTGGACCCCCCCGACCTCCCCGCCAACAGCAACGAcgacctcctctccctcttcgaGAACAATTAG
- the zmiz1a gene encoding zinc finger MIZ domain-containing protein 1a isoform X2 has product MNTLPSMDRHIQQTNDRLQCIKQHLQNPANFHSAATELLDWCGDPRAFQRPFEQSLMGCLTVVSRVAAQQGFDLDLGYRLLAVCAANRDKFTPKSAALLSSWCEELGRLLLLRHQKNRQNEPQGKVPMQPSMSGMKPGLTHSDGSFPYDSVPWQQNTNQPPGSLSVVTTVWGVTNTSQSQVLGNPMANSNNPMNPGANPMASNMSASAAGLNSPQFSAQQQQFPNKGGSTQPYMQQGMYGRPGYPAGPGGYSGSYSGGPNAPPGGMGMTSHTRPPGDFTQPAAAAAAAAVAAAAATATATATATVAALQETQNKEMNQYGQMCSSFQMGPTQAYNSQFMNQPGPRGPPGGMNPAGMGSAMNNPNMSGPPMGMNQARTPGMGPFGAHGQRMPQQGYPSGPRQGMPMQGMKRPYPGESSYGGQQYGPNSQFPPQQGQYPTSNASRPLPSPNYPGQRMPAQQGQGQYPPGMPLGQYYKQEPFNGQSTNFSGGGYSYGQGNGPHRPGNYPHSPVPGNPTPPMTPGSSIPPYLSPNQDVKPPFPPDMKPNMTALPPPPTNPNEELRLTFPVRDGVVLEPFRLEHNLAVSNHVFHLRPSVHQTLMWRSDLELQFKCYHHEDRQMNTNWPASVQVSVNATPLTIERGDNKTSHKPLHLKHVCQPGRNTIQITVTACCCSHLFVLQLVHRPSVRSVLQGLLKKRLLPAEHCITKIKRNFSSVAASTGSTTLNGEDGVEQTAIKVSLKCPITFRRIQLPARGHDCKHVQCFDLESYLQLNCERGTWRCPVCNKTALLEGLEVDQYMWGILNAIQNSEFEEVTIDPTCSWRPVPIKSELHIKEDPDGPLAKRFKSMSPSQMTMPNVMDMIAQLGPGPGPGSGPGPAPGPVPYPSHPGQHASGNGGEYPGAGNAYHGQGNFDFPHGTPSGGGGGGGGGPPMSDFIHAPQLSHPPDAPGGLLSQDKPLNHGMNDAMSHPDQSHNSMQQSLHASPHPGGQSGPPLHHGGQSGPPLHHGGQPSQPPRTSQPQQPGQNSLPHSDLNFNPSSDGPMGPGAQEMPEPSLDLLPELANPDELLSYLDPPDLPANSNDDLLSLFENN; this is encoded by the exons ATGAACACACTACCGTCAATGGACCGGCACATCCAGCAGACCAACGACAGGCTGCAGTGCATcaaacag CACTTACAGAACCCGGCCAACTTCCACTCAGCGGCCACGGAGCTGCTCGACTGGTGCGGAGATCCCCGGGCCTTCCAGCGACCTTTCGAGCAAAGTCTCATGGGATGTCTGACG GTGGTGAGCCGGGTTGCTGCTCAGCAGGGCTTCGACCTGGACCTGGGCTACAGGCTGCTGGCTGTGTGTGCTGCCAACAGGGACAAATTCACCCCCAAGTCTGCAG CCCTGCTGTCGTCGTGGTGCGAGGAGCTCGGTCGCCTGCTCCTGCTGCGTCACCAGAAGAACAGGCAGAACGAACCGCAGGGGAAAGTCCCCATGCAGCCCAGCATGAGCGGCATGAAACCCGGCctcacacacag TGATGGATCCTTTCCTTATGACTCTGTCCCCTGGCAACAAAACACCAATCAGCCCCCTGGGTCGTTGTCTGTGGTCACAACAGTGTGGGGCGTAACCAACACGTCACAGAGTCAG GTGCTGGGTAACCCGATGGCAAACAGCAATAACCCCATGAACCCTGGCGCTAACCCTATGGCATCGAATATGTCAGCCAGCGCGGCGGGGCTCAACTCACCTCAGTTCAGTGCTCAACAGCAACAGTTCCCCAACAAGGGAGGCTCCACACAGCCGTACATGCAGCAGGGCATGTACGGCCGGCCTGGCTACCCTGCAGGTCCTGGAGGATACAGTGGGAG TTATTCCGGGGGTCCCAACGCCCCTCCAGGAGGCATGGGCATGACGTCCCACACACGTCCTCCCGGCGACTTCACGCAACCGGCCGCTGCCGCCGCGGCAGCTGCCGTCGCCGCGGCCGCTGCTACGGCGACGGCCACGGCGACCGCTACGgtggcagctctgcaggagaccCAGAACAAAGAGATGAACCAGTACGGACAG ATGTGTTCATCCTTCCAAATGGGTCCAACTCAGGCCTACAATAGCCAGTTCATGAACCAGCCAGGCCCACGAGGGCCCCCCGGTGGCATGAATCCAGCCGGCATGGGATCAGCCATGAACAACCCCAACATGAGTGGGCCTCCCATGGGGATGAACCAGGCTCGAACTCCAGGTATGGGGCCTTTTGGAGCGCACGGCCAGAGGATGCCTCAGCAGGGCTATCCCAGCGGACCCCGGCAGGGCATGCCCATGCAGGGGATGAAGAGGCCGTACCCCGGGGAG TCGAGCTACGGCGGCCAACAGTATGGGCCGAACAGTCAGTTCCCGCCGCAGCAAGGGCAGTACCCCACGTCGAACGCCTCCAGGCCGCTGCCCTCTCCCAACTACCCCGGCCAGAGGATGCCGGCGCAGCAGGGCCAAGGACAGTACCCGCCTGGCATGCCCTTGGGCCAGTATTATAAG CAAGAGCCTTTCAACGGCCAGAGCACCAACTTCTCTGGAGGTGGCTACTCCTACGGGCAAGGCAATGGG CCCCACAGGCCCGGTAACTACCCCCACTCCCCGGTCCCTGGAAACCCCACACCCCCTATGACCCCAGGCAGCAGCATTCCCCCCTACCTGTCGCCAAACCAGGATGTGAAGCCCCCTTTCCCGCCCGACATGAAACCAAATATGACAGCACTTCCACCCCCTCCGA CCAACCCCAACGAGGAGCTGAGGCTGACGTTCCCAGTCAGGGACGGAGTGGTGCTGGAGCCCTTCCGCTTGGAGCACAACCTGGCTGTGAGCAACCACGTCTTCCACCTTCGACCCTCCGTCCACCAGACCCTCATGTGGAG GTCGGACCTCGAGCTGCAGTTCAAGTGCTACCACCATGAGGACAGGCAGATGAACACCAACTGGCCGGCCTCTGTCCAGGTCAGCGTCAACGCCACGCCGCTCACCATCGAGAGGGGGGACAACAAAACCTCCCACAAGCCATTGCACCTGAAGCACGTGTGCCAGCCCGGGAGGAACACCATCCAGATCACAGTGACCGCCTGCTGCTGC TCCcacctgtttgtgctgcagctggtccaCAGGCCATCTGTGCGATCCGTCCTCCAGGGGCTCCTGAAGAAGAGGCTCCTTCCTGCAGAACACTGCATCACCAAGA ttaAGAGGAACTTCAGCAGCGTGGCAGCCTCCACAGGCAGCACCACCCTCAACGGAGAGGACGGCGTGGAGCAGACGGCCATCAAAGTGTCGCTGAAATGTCCCATCACCTTCCGACGCATCCAGCTGCCCGCGCGGGGGCACGACTGCAAACACGTGCAG TGCTTTGACCTGGAGTCCTACTTGCAGCTGAACTGTGAGAGGGGGACGTGGAGGTGTCCTGTGTGCAA TAAAACAGCGTTGTTAGAAGGCCTGGAGGTTGACCAGTACATGTGGGGAATCCTCAATGCCATCCAAAA TTCAGAGTTTGAGGAAGTCACCATAGACCCGACGTGCAGCTGGCGACCCGTTCCTATAAAGTCTGAGCTACACATCAAGGAGGACCCCGACGGGCCGCTGGCCAAGCGCTTCAAGAGCATGAGCCCCAGTCAGATGACCATGCCCAATGTGATGGACATGATCGCCCAGCTagggcccggccccggcccggGGTCCGGACCCGGCCCCGCGCCGGGCCCGGTGCCGTATCCCTCGCACCCTGGACAGCACGCTAGTGGCAACGGGGGGGAATACCCAGGGGCAG GCAACGCTTACCATGGCCAGGGGAATTTCGACTTTCCCCACGGGACCCCCtctggtggcggcggcggaggagggggtgggCCCCCTATGAGTGACTTCATCCATGCCCCCCAGCTGTCCCACCCCCCAGATGCACCAGGTGGACTCCTCTCCCAGGACAAGCCCCTTAATCACGGCATGAATGATGCA ATGTCGCACCCCGATCAGTCCCATAACTCCATGCAGCAGAGCTTGCATGCGTCTCCCCACCCCGGCGGCCAGTCAGGGCCGCCCTTGCATCACGGCGGCCAGTCAGGGCCGCCCTTGCATCACGGCGGCCAGCCGTCGCAGCCGCCTCGCACGTCGCAACCTCAGCAGCCCGGGCAGAACAGCCTCCCCCACAGCGATCTGAACTTTAACCCCTCCTCAGACGGGCCCATGGGTCCGGGAGCCCAGGAAATGCCCGAACCCTCCCTGGAT ctgcttccgGAGCTGGCCAACCCAGACGAGCTGCTGTCCTACCTGGACCCCCCCGACCTCCCCGCCAACAGCAACGAcgacctcctctccctcttcgaGAACAATTAG